TTCAATTTCCACCCCAACAATTTTCCCATTCTCAACAATGATTTTATCAATAAGCAATTGTTTTACATCAAGATTTTTTTGATTTTCACAAGTTTCTTTCATTGTATTTTGATACAATCTTTTATCTGCTTGTGCTCTTAATGCATGAACTGCTGGACCTTTCCCCGTATTTAACATACGAAACTGAATGCAAGTTTTATCACTATTGACACCCATTTCGCCACCGAGTGCATCAAGTTCACGTACTAAATGCCCTTTGGCAGGTCCACCGACGGAAGGATTACAAGGCATCATGGCAATATTATCCATGTTTAACGTTGCAAGCATGGTCTTACAACCCATGCGAGCTGCAGCAAGACCGGCCTCTACCCCTGCATGCCCTGCACCAATTACTATTACATCATAATTTTCTGCAACAAACAAAACTGTCAACTCCCCTATTTGCCAATACAAAACTGACTAAAGATTTGATCTATAATATCTTCTCCAACTGTATCGCCAGTAATTTCACCAAGTTTTTCCCATGCTGAACGTAAATCGATCACAATAAAATCCGGTGACATTTCCTGATCAATTGTATTTAAAACTTCGTCTAAATGCGTACATGCTTTTCTTAGTAGCTCTGCCTGACGAACGCTATTTACAAAAACGCCCTCTTTTTGCTCTACAGTTCCACTATAAACTAAATCCACAATATATTCTTCCAGTGCATCCATTCCAGTCCCATTTACCGTTGACAAGTGAATAATCTCATGATTTGGCAATTCTTTATTAATATATTCTTTTACTGTACTTCCTGCATTTAAATCACTTTTATTAATCACGATTAATGCTTTACGCCCTTTTATTAATGATAAAATTTCCTCATCCTCATGATCTAAATTACTCGAACCATCAAACAAGGCCAAAATTAAATCTGCACGATCCACATAAGACCTTGCTTTCTCTACCCCTATCTTTTCAACCGTATCATCAGTTGCACGAATTCCTGCCGTATCAATAATTTTTAATGGCACACCACCAATATTAGCAAACTCTTCAATAATATCCCGTGTCGTTCCCGGAATATCAGTAACAATTGCTCTCGTCTCTCTTAACATCGCATTCAGTAAACTTGATTTTCCAACATTCGGCTTACCTATAATTGCTGTTTCAAGACCGTCACGCAATACTTTTCCCGTCTTTGCCGTAGATAATAGCGCTTCTATTTCCTCTTTAATATTAACAACCTGCTCCCTTGCAGAATCAGTGGCAACTTCATCAATATCATCTTCAGGAAAATCAATTGCGGCTTCTAAATGCGCAATCATCTGTAAAATATCATGCCTAAAACCACGAACTTTATCAGAAAATTCTCCCGATAAATGCCCAACAGCCATACGAAGTGAAGCATCCGTTTTAGAACGAATAATGTCAATAACCGCTTGTGCTTGAGATAAGTCAAGTCGCCCATTTAAAAATGCCCGTTTCGTAAATTCACCCGGCTCAGCTAAACGTGCTCCACATTTTAACGTCAGTGCCAAAACATTTTGCATCGCCATAGCTCCACCATGACAATGAAATTCTACAACATCTTCTCTAGTATACGAATGCGGCCCATGCATTGTTAATAATAGACCTTCATCAATTACACAATCTTTTTCATGATCAACAATTTGTCCATAAGTCACCCGATGTGAAGGAATATCTATCACATTACTACCGTTTTTCGGTTCAAAAATTTGACTTGCAATTGTTAAAGAATTTTCTCCGCTCAATCGGATAATTCCAATACCACCTTCGCCAACAGCAGTAGCTATTGCACTAATCGTATCATCTTGTGTCATTTTAACCCTCCAGAATATCAACAAAACCCAGTAATATCATTACTGGGTTTTATATCTTTAGAATATTACCGTTTTAATGCAATAACGACTTTACGGAATGGTTCTTCACCATCACTATATGTAAGTATCCGCCGTTCGTCTTGCAATGCCATATGAATCACTTTTCTTTCATGACGACTCATTGGCTCTAATGTAATTTTATCACCGGTTCTTTTTACTTTATCAGCTAAACGCATCGCTAAACGATATAATGTTTCTTCACGTCTTTTACGATAATTTTCGACATCAATACTAATACGAACTTTTTCTTCGCTCATATCACGATTTGCCGCTAAATTGGTTAGATATTGTAAAGCATCTAAAGTTTGGCCATGTTTTCCTATCAAGATGCCTAAGTCTTCGCCATGCAAATCTAATACAATTCCATCTAAAGCTTCTTTAACTTCAATATCGACTTTCATATTCATGCCGCGAAAAATGTCTTCTAAAAAAAGAATTGCTGTATCTAGTGGTTTACTCGTTTGTTTTATAGAAATCACTTCGCTATCAGCTTCTACTTCTTTCAAGGTGACTCTAATTTTTGCTGGTTTTGAACCAATCAATCCTAAAAATCCTTTGCTAGGAGTTTCCAAGACTTCATAGTTCACACAATCTTCAGCTGTGTTTAACTCTACCAATGCTGCTCTTAAAGCATCCTCAACTGTTTTTCCCGTCTTTTCAACAACAGTAAGCATTCTTTATTAAGCCTCCTTTTTCTTTCCTTCATCTGAACGATACATCCACCATTGTTGGACGATCTGCATAACATTACTCATTGCCCAATAAAGAACAAGTCCGGCTGGGAATGAAAGACTGATATAACCAATAAATAACGGCATCATATACAACATAATTTTTGCCTGTTGATTCATATCGCTATTTGTTGTCATCGTCTGTTTCTGTTGGATATAAATCGTCACTGCCGAAATGATTGGCAATATATATAATGGATCTGCTTCAGATAAATTGTGAATCCAAAGAAAACTAGGAGTCCCTAGATAAGTATAATCCCGAATCGCATAAAATATACCGATTAAAAGAGGCATTTGGGCAAGTAATGGCAAGCATCCAGCAAGTGGATTTACGCCTGCATCTTTATATAACGCAGCCATTTCCTGTTGCATTCTTTGTGGATCCTTTTTGCCATATTTGTCTTGTATTTTTTTCATTTTAGGCTGCAAATCCTGCATAGCCTTCATTGATTTTACTTGTTTCACCGTAAGTGGATATAACAAAACTTTAATTACAATCGTCATTAAAATAATTGCTACACCATAGTTTGGAATTCCTATTGAAGAACTAAGCTGATAAAAAACCGTCAAAAAACTTTGTAAAAAACCAATCAAAAGATCAAAAATATCTCCCAAAATCTCACATCCTCGATATATTTATAATTTTTTATTTAACAGGGTCATATCCGCCGGAATGAAATGGATGGCACTTTAAAAGCCTCCGAATTGTTAAATATCCCCCGCGTATAACCCCATATTTTTCAAAAGCTATTAATGCATATTCCGAACAAGTCGGTATAAAGCGACAACTTGGCGGCTTTAACGGTGAAAGAAAATTACGATAAAACTTAATAAGTAAAACAATAATTCGCTTCAATCTATTTAACACCGCCTTATTTTATTAATTTTGCTTTCGCACACAAATTAATCAACGCCTTCTCAACAACATTGTATTTTACATTTGTCATTGGCTTGCGTCCTACTAAAAGAATATTTAATCCATCATTCACGATTTTATGTTGATTTAATCGGTAAGCTTCTCTTAAAAGCCGCTTTACACGATTTCGCGTAACTGCATTCCCCAGTTTTTTACCTGCAGCAAAACCTACTTTACGCGATTTAGTTCTATTTTGAGAAAAAATATACAGTACAATGAAATGATTCGCATAAGACTTGCCATACTGATAAATACACTGAAACTCTTTGTTTTTTCGCAGAATATTCTGCTTTGATAATTTATACATCATAATAAATATCCATTCTTTTTATATGGAAAAAATAGGCCACATAAGCGGCCTACTATTATGCAGATAATTTATGTCTGCCTCTAGCACGTCTTCTTTTTAATACAAGACGACCACCTTTGGTCTTCATGCGTTCACGGAAGCCATGCGTTCTTTTTTTCCATAATGTATTTGGTTGGTAGGTACGTTTCATACTTTAACACCTCCTTGCTATTATACAAAAACTATCTTGGTCAAAATTAAAATCCGTTTAAGTCCAAATAATAGTCAAAAATATAGTTTACTCGAAAATCAATTTTAACTATAAAAATTATAGACTAGCAACGCTATAGTGTCAAGATTTTTACACACTTTTAGAAGATAAGCCTGTGGATATTTATTGCGATTTGTTTATTTATTTCACAAAAATATGTTGATAACTCTCTCACCTTTTGATAATATATTGGTATCAAATTATCCACAAAATAGACATATTTTATTATTTTGTGTGAATAAATCAGTATTTTACCCACAAAACAATAAAATTATTCACATATTTATTAACAATTTGGAGAATCTTTTAAAACATACGAAATACAAAGTTGCGATTAAATTTTCATTATCCGCATTTGTATTTTTTTTCGTCTATTTTCCTACTTTGCCTAATAAGTTATCAACAGCTGTGTATAACTTTGTGGATAACTTATTAAGATGTTTATAAATATTGTTTATATCTTCTTTATTTAGAAAGGATTTTCTCAATGGAACCAATACAATTACAAGCAATATGGGAGCAAATTTTAAACAAATTAGAACTTTCTCTTGCAAAAGTTATTTGTGATAATTGGCTAAAACCGATTATTCCAATATCGCTAGAAGAATCTACTTTAACGCTTGGTACGCAAGTTGATCTGATGAAAGAAATTATTGAAGGCCGATATATTCCTTTTATTACAGATGCTGCACTTGAAGTAACAGGAAAAAAATTAGATATCGTAATCGTAAGCCTTGAATCAAGTGCAAAAGAATTTGAACCGAAGTCAATTCCACAAATGCAAGAAGAAATAACTCCT
This genomic interval from Selenobaculum gibii contains the following:
- a CDS encoding YidC/Oxa1 family membrane protein insertase, yielding MGDIFDLLIGFLQSFLTVFYQLSSSIGIPNYGVAIILMTIVIKVLLYPLTVKQVKSMKAMQDLQPKMKKIQDKYGKKDPQRMQQEMAALYKDAGVNPLAGCLPLLAQMPLLIGIFYAIRDYTYLGTPSFLWIHNLSEADPLYILPIISAVTIYIQQKQTMTTNSDMNQQAKIMLYMMPLFIGYISLSFPAGLVLYWAMSNVMQIVQQWWMYRSDEGKKKEA
- the rpmH gene encoding 50S ribosomal protein L34; this encodes MKRTYQPNTLWKKRTHGFRERMKTKGGRLVLKRRRARGRHKLSA
- the yidD gene encoding membrane protein insertion efficiency factor YidD gives rise to the protein MKRIIVLLIKFYRNFLSPLKPPSCRFIPTCSEYALIAFEKYGVIRGGYLTIRRLLKCHPFHSGGYDPVK
- the jag gene encoding RNA-binding cell elongation regulator Jag/EloR, translated to MLTVVEKTGKTVEDALRAALVELNTAEDCVNYEVLETPSKGFLGLIGSKPAKIRVTLKEVEADSEVISIKQTSKPLDTAILFLEDIFRGMNMKVDIEVKEALDGIVLDLHGEDLGILIGKHGQTLDALQYLTNLAANRDMSEEKVRISIDVENYRKRREETLYRLAMRLADKVKRTGDKITLEPMSRHERKVIHMALQDERRILTYSDGEEPFRKVVIALKR
- the mnmE gene encoding tRNA uridine-5-carboxymethylaminomethyl(34) synthesis GTPase MnmE; this translates as MTQDDTISAIATAVGEGGIGIIRLSGENSLTIASQIFEPKNGSNVIDIPSHRVTYGQIVDHEKDCVIDEGLLLTMHGPHSYTREDVVEFHCHGGAMAMQNVLALTLKCGARLAEPGEFTKRAFLNGRLDLSQAQAVIDIIRSKTDASLRMAVGHLSGEFSDKVRGFRHDILQMIAHLEAAIDFPEDDIDEVATDSAREQVVNIKEEIEALLSTAKTGKVLRDGLETAIIGKPNVGKSSLLNAMLRETRAIVTDIPGTTRDIIEEFANIGGVPLKIIDTAGIRATDDTVEKIGVEKARSYVDRADLILALFDGSSNLDHEDEEILSLIKGRKALIVINKSDLNAGSTVKEYINKELPNHEIIHLSTVNGTGMDALEEYIVDLVYSGTVEQKEGVFVNSVRQAELLRKACTHLDEVLNTIDQEMSPDFIVIDLRSAWEKLGEITGDTVGEDIIDQIFSQFCIGK
- the rnpA gene encoding ribonuclease P protein component, with protein sequence MMYKLSKQNILRKNKEFQCIYQYGKSYANHFIVLYIFSQNRTKSRKVGFAAGKKLGNAVTRNRVKRLLREAYRLNQHKIVNDGLNILLVGRKPMTNVKYNVVEKALINLCAKAKLIK